ACTTTCCAAAACGATCCCTTTGGTTTGGGTGAAGGGATCGTGCTCAGTACTGGTAAAGTTGTCGATCTACCGGGTAAAAATACGGCTGATGGTGGTCTTTCCCCCGGTACTAATGTTTCGTTACAGTTTGATAAACTTGACGGTGTTACAGGTGACCCTAGCAACGCAGCAACTGCTGTCTACCGTGCAGATTTAACGAATTTGGGATTTGACCTCAAATCTTTAACAATTGGTGACGGTGGTGTCATTGGTGGTAGCAATGGTCGATTTACTGGATTCGATCTAGATGGAATTAAAATCAGCAATACCAAGATTACTAACGCTGCTGATATTCAAAGTTTACCCAGCCTGAATGTCTTTGACTTTAGTCCCATAGGAACTATCTTTACACCAGGAAATCAACGTCCATCCAGCGAGCCTGAAAATCCAGATTTATTTGGGACTATCAATGGTACGGTTAACAATGGTATTGCAAATTTAGGAAGTTTTGATGCGGTGTCTACTACTGGTAGTAGCGCCAATGGTTTTGTTAGTTTAGGAAATTTAGGGAAAGCTGGTTTTAATTTAAAACAGTCGTTAACTTCAGGACAACCGCTTTATCTTTATATTGGTGAAGTTGGTGATAATGGTGAAGTTGCAGGTGGTAATATTACTGTTTCCAATCGCGAAGTCAACAGCTTAAACGACCTCAGCCAAGATTTTGGTTTACCGGGTGTAGCAGATGATGCTATTTCAATGGAAATAGAATTTGATGCTGATGCTAGTACGCAATATGTATTTTTCCAATTTGCATTTGGTTCAGAGGAGTTGGCTGAATATGCAGGTAAATTTAACGACGCCTTTAGTTTAGAACTCAATGGCTTTAATATGGCGCGGTTGAGTGATGGAGATACTGTCACTATTAATAATTTAGCCAAAAATCCTTATCCTTCCTCATATCATCCTGACTTAATCTACAACCCAGTTGGTACTGGTCCTGCTAGCAGTCAAACGAAATTAGATGGCTACACCAAACCTTTGACTTTTGTTGGAGTTGTTGAACCAAATTCCCGTAATAAAGTAGCTATTAATGTTAAAGATAACCGGGATGGTTTATTAGATTCTGCTGTCTTTCTCAAAGCGGGAACTTTTGGTATTACTGCACCTAAACCTCTTGACGGAAGCAAACCGGGAGTCAGTATCAAGCCAGAAGACGGCAAAGATACGGTTATAATTACCGAAGGTAGCGAGACGGGTAGTATCAATATAGTCCTGGATACTATCCCCAGTCAGCCTGTCACGATTACGATTGAACCCGGTTCTCAAGTCGATTTAGGTAATGGACTTGGTAAACCCGTAACAATTACCTTTACTCCCACCGATGCTTACATTCCACATACGATAACAGTTTCTACACCAGATGATGGTATTCAAGAAGGTACCCAGACTGAAACAATAAAATTGACTGCTAGTAGTGCTGACCCCAATTACAATGGTGTTGTCATTCCTCCGCTCAACATACAAGTTAACGATCCGACTGGTGGAGGTGGGACATCAGGTGGTGATGGAGGTACTGGTACTGATGGAGGTAGTGGTGGTAAATCGAGTGTCAGTGCTACTGCAAATGATTTGTTATTCGTTACGGGAAGTGGTTCGCAGGTTGAACTAGAATTTGCTCTTGAAAAAAATAACGGTAAATTTGTCAACGAAGTGGGTGTGTTTGTCGTTGATAACGATAAAGGTGAAATCAACGGTATTGCACCTGGTCAACCTGGTTATTTGCAAGCAGCAATGACACGTTCTCAAGTCCTTCTCTCTGCACTTGCAAATAATCCCGCTCCCGATCTACAAGGAATTCGCAAGCTGAATTTTAATTCTGGTTCTTACCTCAGCTTTTATTTAGTCCAAAATGCTAGTACCGATGACGTCAAAGCAAATTTAGCGGCTTCTCAACCGACTCCCAACGTATTTTTCTCCTCGAATGTGGCAAATATTGATAATTTTGACCACCTGCAAATCAATAATCTGAATGATGGAGTATTGTCTGTTAAGTGGGAAGACCAAATTGGTGGAGGCGATCGCGATTTTGATGACTTAGTTTTGAATGTTAAAACTAGCAATAGTCCTTTGACGATTGGGACTAAATTACAAGCAGAACGGGAACTTATTGACTTACGGGGGATAAAAGGAGCGATTGCAACTCAGTTTACAATCAATAATGAAGCTGCTTATAAAAACTCTGTTGGGTTTTATACTATTGACGATGAAACCGGACGGGTTGGAAATCTTAAACCAGGAGACTCAGGTTATGTAGAAGCCGCATTCCAGCGTACCATTATTAACTTAAATGGGGATACAACAAACGTCACGGGACAGTTCAATGGCGATACACTGATTGCACCTTACATGATCGCCAATGGTACTATCGAGCAACTTCGCGCTCAAAATCCAAATAACGTGTTAAGTACTGGTACAGTTGCATACTTTGCCTTCACAGAAGTCAACACTGATAAGGTAGACCATATTCGCCTACTTGGGGATAATAAATTCGGTTTCGAGGATATCCATAACGGAGGCGATCGCGACTATAACGATATGGTCGTACAGTTGAATTTTACAAACACTGGAAGTTTAGGAAATTTAAATCAACCCTTCGGATAAATTCTCAATCTCAGGCGACTCTTGTCTCTACTCTAGTAGTAGAGACTAAAGTCATTATCGTTAGTTGTACATTCATGGTTATTAAATCGACCAATTTTGAATTTTTAAATCCGGCACTTTTTCAAAATCTTGCAAGTTTCTTGTCAGTAAAACACCATCACAAGCTAAAACAATAGAAGCAATACGTAAATCTTGCGTCCCGATACGAACACGTTGTGCTTTTAATGATTGATAAATATCGTTGGATTTTTCATCATACTGAAGAACAGTAAATTCAGATAGTAACATCACCGTATCAACAAGTAATCTATAAGCTAAAGACTTAGTTTTTCCATCTTTAGCTTCTGCAACTTGAGCAAGACGACTTCTCAACTGCTCTTCAACATTAATAGCTGTTGTCGTTAACTGCGCTTTAGTAACTAATATATTGTTAATAACCCTGGGGTGATTGCGTCCATAAAGACTAAGATGGTCTGTATCAAAAATGTAAATTGTCGTCATCACTCATCTTCTAAAGCATTGGATTCTTGGCGAATTGATGCTAACTTATCCATAAAATCATCAAAGGTTGGGTCTGAAGCAAATATTCCCGCATACTTCATTGTTGGTTCATGTGTACTGAGATTGGCTTCTGAATTTACTTCTATCGACACAACTTTTCCCCTTGCTAGTTGTGCTTCAAGGGCAGATTTTGCATTTAAAATCGCTTCTTCTTCGGTCGTACCGGAAGCTGTTAAATTAGGCATTCCTACAATCGATGCAATAAAATTATGCTCATTTTGACTCTCGACAAAAACTTGGTAACGCATAGTACGTGACACTACATAGTTAACTTAGAGTTTGGGATTGACGAGCAAGCTCAGACATCCAAAGACTTACATCAATACCCCCATGTTCCCCTCATTATAATCATAATAATCATAATTTGCGAAATCAACGCAATTCGTCCATCCTATATCCATAATGGAGGCGATCGCGATTATAACGATATGGTTGTACAATTGAATTTTACAAGCACCGCAGGTTTAGGAAATTTAAATCAACCCTTCGGATAAATTCTCAATCTCAGGCGACTCTTGTCTCTACTCTAGTAGTAGAGATTAAAGACATTATCCTCTTGATAAGTTTTTGCCAGTCATTGACCGATGTAGGTTTGGCAAAGTGCTGAATCTCCATCCTATCCAACTCAGCAATTTCACTAGGACTAGCAGAACTAATTGTAGTGATGACTGGTATATCTTTAAGGTGAGATTGCTGCTCGATCCAAGTTATCAATTCAATCCCATTGATATCTGGCAGAATGAGATCTGCTAGCACTATGAGTTCTGGTACGGGACAACAATCTCGATGACTGTATAACCCGATTTCTGATAAGTAAGTTAAAGCGCTAAATCCATCTTCTACATACTGCAACGAGATAGGTAAGCGGGATTTGGCTAAAATACGACGAATCAGACGTAGTTCAGGTAAATTGTTTTCTACCAGCAAAATAGTAAATTGTTTTAAATTAGTCATACTTTTTCTTTAATGACTAGAGAGTATTAAAGGTATTTTTAGGTAGATGCTGTACCTGTTCTAGCCAACATAAATCTGTTAATTAGAACTTTGTTGTTTAGTTTAGGGATCAATTATGAAGAAGGTGTGGAGAGAATTGCATCCGTGGATACACTCAACCCCTGCACGTAGAATAAAAAAGCTTTATGTGTAATTGCGTAAATTTGCGGTTGCAAAAAGGTACGTTTGGGGTATTGGTGATAGTGCTGTCACTTGTTAATTGAGAATCATTTATTTTCTTAAGGTATCCCACCAATACCACATATTGTGAGCATTTCCCAAAAAGAACGATACCGTTTACAACCAGGAAAAAGAACAGTTGTTAGCCGTTTACAGTATAGTCATTTGCTTTGACTTGACATATTGTTGTCACATTTCTTGACCAAGATAGTAGTAGAGTTATTATTTAGTTCAAGATGTCTCATATATTTTCTTTAGACAAATCTACTACCACTTTTCAAGTTTTAGTGGCTGGAATTGCAGCTAGTCTTTTTGCATCTGGATTAACATCAAACATCGAACAGCAAATCTCACAACCTACATCACAACTTACAGCTTCTAGTCTCACAACTTCACAAGAGTCAACAGAACAAACTAACCAATCTGCGCTCATACTGGCATCTGTATTGGCTGGTAGTCTTATTGTTGGTGTTGCTTTAAGAGGTACGGCTAGTAAAAGCGCAAGTGCAACAGGTACATCCTCAGTTGGAAACAAGAAAAATACCTTTCTCATTTTCAATCAAGGTAGCCGCAAGCTGCAAAAGAAACTCCTGCTCTTACTACACGACGATCGCGAAGCAGCAAATCGACTTCTAACCCAAGCTGTGTTAAAGTATACAAACAAAACAGTAGATTGGTACTTTGAAAAAGTGATTTACGATCTGGAGCGCGATCGCCATGCATAAGTAGGTAGGTGAGAAAAAACCGAACTATGTGAAGATAAGTAAACAAGCTAAAACCTTTACAAATGACCAATGACAAATGACTAATGACAATTCTGACTAATCAATTTCCAATAAAACCTTCAAAACACCTTTACCTTGGGCGCGTTCAAAAGCAGCAAGCCCTTCTGTAAGCGGATAACGTGCATGAATGAGCGGTTTTACATTTACTCTTTCTTGTGCTAAAAGTTCAAGTGCAGGTTGAAAGGAACCGCAACGGGAGCCAATTAAAGTGATTTCGTCCACAACTAAAGAGGAAGCATCAAAGCTCAGGTTACCTGCGTAGGTACTTTTGAGTACTAGAGTTCCTCTTGGACGCAAGGCACGGAGAGCGATGGCAAATCCTTCAGAGTTACCAGTACATTCTACCGAAATATCAAAAGTTTTGTCTTTAACCGCATCAACTAAACCAGTTTTAATACCTCGATCCTCTAAGTTACCAAGTTTGTCTCGATGACGCCCCACGACTAAAAGCTCACACCCAGTTAAAGCTATTGTCTGCGCTACCAATTGCCCCAGTTTACCATCACCAACAACGAGTACCCGGTCATCAGGCGATAACCGCAACTGCTGCTGAATTTCCAGCGCAGCTGCTAAAGGTTCAGTAAAAGTTGCAACTTCTGTAGGAATATTTTCAGGTACAGGATGCAGGTTCTCTATGGGTAAAGTCAGATAATCAGCAAAGGCTCCATTGCGGTTGACAATGCCAAGAACAGTACGATTTTCGCAGTGAGTGGGTTGTCCCCTCCGACAGAACCGACATTGTCTGCAGACAGCATTGATTTCTCCGACTACACGTTGATTCACTAGGTATTCTGGTCCTTGTTCAACGACACCAACAAATTCGTGTCCAAGAATACCGATATAGGGATAGTAACCTCTCTTGAGTTCTATGTCGGTGTTACAGATACCAGCACACAAAACACGTACTAGAGCTTCTCCTTGTGGCGGAGAGGGAATAGGGATGTTAGTACGGAGTTGAATTTGGTTGTTTTCGAGCCAAAGTCCTTTCATGGTTAATCGGTGTATGGCGGTGTGTAGGTGGAGAATCTAGATGAGATAAGTTAATCAACCAAAATAAATATAACACTCAAGAAATCAGATTTCGCGTATTTTACTGATACTTTTATGTACTAAATTCTTCTTTATATACTTAAATATTACTGAAATATGTTGACGAGGTATTTGAGCTAAAATACCTTGTCAACGTACTGTCATAATGCACACTGGGTCTAAAACGCTCAAACTCTATGCAGGATCAAGGTTTTGGTAGTAGCGATAAGCCGGAGGCTTAACGGCTGAAGCCGTATCGCGTGCTTATGAGAAATGCGGTATAGAGGAAGTTTTTCGTTCTTTCTCGGATGAATGGTCTTTTTTGAATCCACTAGTTTTATTGGCTTTGATGTCTGGCTTGCCCTTTTTTCCCTTGAGACGGTTGTTCTCATCCTGTAACTTTTGGTTTTCTTCTTCTAATCTTTTTACCTTTGCATTTAGTTCTTCTATTAGGTTCAGCAGTATTTCTATAGTTTGACGCAACGAAGGGTCAGCAATTTTTGGTGACTTTGAAAATTCAGATAAATTTGTGTACTAAACAAACTAACTAAAAAAAAGAAGACACTAACCGTTTTGGAAGCTATAATAGAGTGCGTGGAAAAAAAAACATTGATAATGTTAGCAAGCTATATTGACCAAGCAATGGAATTAGCAGTCTACGAAATTATTGAAGATGATGGAACTTACTGGGGTGAGATTCCTATTTTACAAGGAGTCTGGTCAAATCATCAAACGCTAGAAGGTTGTCGGCGGGAATTAAGAGAGGCTTTGAGTGACTGGCTAGCCTTAAGATTACGTTTGGGATTAATGATTCCTGTAATAGCGGATATTGACTTAAACAAGCTTACTGAACCAGTATAAAGAATGTCTCGATTAACTCTGACCTCTTGGCACAATTTGGTAAAACGTTTGCATGAATTAGGCTTTGAAGGTCCATATTCAGGAGGAAAACATCCGCAAATGAGACGAGGAGATGTAACTGTTATCATCCCTAATCGTCATGAAGGTGACATCGGTGTGGGTTTGCTATCGCGTCTGTTGCGACAGGCAGGAGTTTCTCGTGAGGAATGGTTAGAAGATTAAAAGAGCGTTATGCTAAAAAAATTTTTGCCTGACTGAATAAGTAATATTTGCTACTAAAAAACGACAAAACCAGAGCTTTGCATTGCCTTAACAGTATATTTTTACTAATAATGAAAGCTGTAGCCACAAGGCGTTAGTAAGCGCCCAAGACGGTTTCTTCTTGCTATTTTTGGTGACTTTGAAAATCTGTATAAATATTTACACTATTTCCACTAACTTAGGTCTCTTTAAAAGCCTTATGCTCACCCAAGACAAACAACAACGCAACTGGAAACCCATCATCAAGCAGTTTGAAGCAGTACTCGGTAAAAATGGCGTAGTGCAACGTCGTGAAGAACTGATTACTTATGAATGTGATGGACTCACCAGCTACCGCCAACGCCCCGCTATTGTAGTACTGCCAAGAACGACAGAACAAGTGGCAGAAATTGTAAAGATATGCGATCGCAATTCCATCCCTTTCCTCGCTAGAGGTTCTGGTACTGGCTTATCTGGTGGCGCATTGCCTGTTGAAGATTGTGTTTTAATTGTGACTGCTTTAATGCGTCAAATCCTCAATATCGATCTAGAAAATCAACGTGTTGTCGTACAACCAGGGGTAATTAACAATTGGGTGACGCAAGCAGTCAGTGGTGCTGGTTTTTACTACGCGCCCGATCCCTCCAGTCAAATTATTTGTTCCATAGGTGGGAACGTCGCGGAAAACTCAGGTGGGGTACATTGTCTGAAGTACGGTGTTACCACCAACCACGTTTTGGGATTAAAAATTGTTACTCCTGACGGTTCCATTGTGGATGTGGGAGGACAAATACCCGAAATGCCCGGTTACGATTTGACAGGAATCTTTGTTGGTTCTGAAGGAACTCTCGGAATTGCCACAGAAATTACTTTGCGAATTCTGAAAAGTGCAGAATCAATTTGCGTACTTCTAGCAGATTTTACCAGTAT
This genomic interval from Scytonema hofmannii PCC 7110 contains the following:
- a CDS encoding type II toxin-antitoxin system VapC family toxin; this translates as MTTIYIFDTDHLSLYGRNHPRVINNILVTKAQLTTTAINVEEQLRSRLAQVAEAKDGKTKSLAYRLLVDTVMLLSEFTVLQYDEKSNDIYQSLKAQRVRIGTQDLRIASIVLACDGVLLTRNLQDFEKVPDLKIQNWSI
- a CDS encoding type II toxin-antitoxin system HicB family antitoxin is translated as MRYQVFVESQNEHNFIASIVGMPNLTASGTTEEEAILNAKSALEAQLARGKVVSIEVNSEANLSTHEPTMKYAGIFASDPTFDDFMDKLASIRQESNALEDE
- a CDS encoding response regulator — its product is MTNLKQFTILLVENNLPELRLIRRILAKSRLPISLQYVEDGFSALTYLSEIGLYSHRDCCPVPELIVLADLILPDINGIELITWIEQQSHLKDIPVITTISSASPSEIAELDRMEIQHFAKPTSVNDWQKLIKRIMSLISTTRVETRVA
- a CDS encoding MDR/zinc-dependent alcohol dehydrogenase-like family protein gives rise to the protein MKGLWLENNQIQLRTNIPIPSPPQGEALVRVLCAGICNTDIELKRGYYPYIGILGHEFVGVVEQGPEYLVNQRVVGEINAVCRQCRFCRRGQPTHCENRTVLGIVNRNGAFADYLTLPIENLHPVPENIPTEVATFTEPLAAALEIQQQLRLSPDDRVLVVGDGKLGQLVAQTIALTGCELLVVGRHRDKLGNLEDRGIKTGLVDAVKDKTFDISVECTGNSEGFAIALRALRPRGTLVLKSTYAGNLSFDASSLVVDEITLIGSRCGSFQPALELLAQERVNVKPLIHARYPLTEGLAAFERAQGKGVLKVLLEID
- a CDS encoding type II toxin-antitoxin system HicB family antitoxin — protein: MLASYIDQAMELAVYEIIEDDGTYWGEIPILQGVWSNHQTLEGCRRELREALSDWLALRLRLGLMIPVIADIDLNKLTEPV
- a CDS encoding type II toxin-antitoxin system HicA family toxin; the encoded protein is MSRLTLTSWHNLVKRLHELGFEGPYSGGKHPQMRRGDVTVIIPNRHEGDIGVGLLSRLLRQAGVSREEWLED